One Xyrauchen texanus isolate HMW12.3.18 chromosome 46, RBS_HiC_50CHRs, whole genome shotgun sequence DNA segment encodes these proteins:
- the LOC127638461 gene encoding iron-responsive element-binding protein 2-like codes for MSGFIMALGTLQHDHPFERLIDTLRCEKYEERRYFNPQKLSDARYEKLPFCMRVLLESAIRKCDGFYVKTEDVTNILDWQTQQNQTEVPFLPARVLLQDFTGIPAMVDLAAMRDALDKQGVDPNLVNPKCPTDLIVDHSLQIDYSKCAIQTPLTPVEDRSPASRPSSRGSSSSTQCGGNRLGQRGGCSKASCSDAPSGRTPAVQIENTPLLCPFHLQPVSEPETMIRNQELELNRNKERLQFFKWCSKAFKNVNVVPPDIGAVHQVNLEYLCQVVQEEEGFIYPDSVVGTDSHTTMINGLGILGWGVGGIESEAVMLGQPVSLTLPQVIGCKLVGSIHPLATSIDIVLGITKYLRQAGISGKFVEFFGPGVSQLSAPDRTTIANMCPEYNATVSFFPVDDITLEHFKHTLCSKEKLVVLEDYLKAVKLFRSYDDQSEEPQYTEVIEMNLSSIVPHISGPKRPQDRVAITCVKEDFINCLNEKVGFKGFHVSKEKQETLIPFLHEGVEYSLAHGSVVIAAIISCTNNCNPSVMLAAGLLAKKAVEAGLSVKPYIRTSLVPGSGTVTHYLNTSGVLPFLRKLGFEVAGYGCSTCVGNTVPLPESVVDAIKQGDLVACGVLSGNRHLEGRMCDCVRANYLASPPLVVAYAIAGTISIDLETEPLGVNSEGKDVYLRDIWPSKEEVHHTEENIVIASMFKELRSRMGKGNMFWNVLDSAESPLFPWDPKSTYIRCPSFFSKLSNEVCFPQSIDNAHALLFLGDKVTTDHISPAGSIARVSPAARYLQNKCLTPREFNSYGARRGNDAVMTRGTFASIKLQNRLIRKTGPKTLHIPSGQTLDVFEAAERYQRDGVPLIILAGKEYGSGSSRDWAAKGPHLMGVRAVIAESFEKIHKNHLVGMGIAPLQFLPGQNADSLELCGKERFTINIPQELTPRQQLTVETSTGKSFSVVALLENEIDMVFFRNGGILKYVARSLQQ; via the exons ACCATCCATTTGAGCGTCTAATCGACACTCTCCGGTGTGAAAAATATGAAGAGCGGAGATACTTCAACCCACAGAAGCTCAGTGATGCTAGATATG AGAAACTTCCGTTCTGCATGCGGGTTTTGCTTGAGTCTGCGATTCGCAAGTGTGACGGGTTCTACGTGAAGACTGAGGATGTCACCAATATTCTGGACTGGCAGACGCAGCAGAACCAGACTGAGGTTCCGTTCTTACCCGCCAGGGTTCTGCTGCAGGACTTTAC GGGAATTCCTGCAATGGTGGATCTGGCAGCCATGAGAGATGCTTTAGATAAGCAGGGAGTCGATCCAAACCTGGTGAACCCCAAATGCCCCACAGACCTCATCGTAGATCATTCACTGCAGATCGACTACAGCAAATG TGCCATCCAGACCCCTCTGACCCCCGTGGAGGACAGATCTCCTGCCAGTCGGCCATCTTCCCGTGGCAGCAGTAGTAGCACTCAGTGTGGGGGTAACCGACTGGGTCAGAGGGGTGGCTGTAGTAAAGCCTCGTGCTCtgatgcccccagtggccgaaccCCAGCAGTACAGATAGAGAACACACCACTCCTGTGCCCCTTCCACTTACAGCCTGTGTCAGA GCCTGAAACGATGATCAGAAATCAAGAGCTGGAGCTGAACAGGAACAAAGAGAGACTGCAGTTCTTCAAG TGGTGTTCAAAAGCCTTTAAAAATGTCAACGTAGTTCCGCCAGATATTGGAGCTGTACACCAGGTGAACCTAGAGTACCTGTGTCAGGTGGTACAGGAAGAGGAGGGGTTTATTTATCCAGACAGCGTAGTGGGAACAGATTCCCACACCACCATGATCAACGGCCTTGGAATCCTGGGCTGGG GTGTTGGAGGTATTGAATCAGAGGCAGTCATGTTAGGTCAGCCAGTGTCTTTGACTTTGCCACAGGTCATTGGCTGTAAACTTGTTGGCTCCATCCATCCTCTTGCCACTTCTATTGATATTGTCCTGGGCATCACAAAG TACCTGCGTCAAGCTGGAATCAGCGGGAAGTTTGTGGAGTTTTTCGGACCCGGTGTGTCACAGCTCTCGGCTCCTGATCGGACCACCATTGCTAACATGTGCCCGGAGTACAACGCCACCGTCAGCTTCTTTCCTGTGGATGACATCACCCTGGAGCACTTTAAACACACCC tctGCAGTAAAGAGAAGCTTGTGGTATTAGAAGACTACCTGAAGGCTGTGAAACTCTTCAGAAGCTATGACGACCAATCAGAAGAGCCGCAGTATACAGAG GTAATTGAGATGAATTTAAGCTCCATCGTGCCTCACATCAGTGGACCCAAACGGCCGCAGGACAGAGTGGCCATAACGTGCGTGAAGGAAGACTTTATTAACTGCTTGAATGAGAAG GTGGGATTTAAGGGCTTCCATGTATCCAAAGAGAAGCAGGAAACTCTGATCCCTTTCTTGCATGAGGGGGTGGAGTACAGTCTGGCTCACGGGTCTGTCGTCATTGCAGCCATCATCAGCTGCACCAATAACTGCAACCCATCTGTCATGCTGGCTGCAG GTCTGTTGGCGAAGAAAGCCGTTGAGGCTGGACTATCAGTAAAACCGTATATCAGAACAAGTCTGGTGCCCGGCAGTGGAACTGTTACACATTACCTGAACACCAGTGGAGTCTTGCCCTTCCTCAGGAAACTCGG gttTGAGGTGGCTGGTTATGGATGTTCCACTTGTGTGGGAAACACAGTGCCTTTACCTGAGAGTGTGGTGGACGCCATTAAACAG GGTGATTTGGTGGCATGTGGCGTGCTGTCTGGGAACAGGCATTTAGAAGGACGCATGTGCGACTGCGTTCGGGCTAATTATTTGGCCTCACCCCCACTGGTGGTGGCGTATGCAATCGCAGGCACCATCAGCATTGACCTGGAGACAGAACCGTTGGGTGTGAACTCTGAAGGGAAGGACGTGTATTTGAGGGATATCTGGCCGTCTAAAGAGGAGGTGCACCACACAGAGGAGAACATTGTCATCGCCTCCATGTTCAAGGAGCTGAGGAGCAGGATGGGG AAAGGAAATATGTTCTGGAACGTTTTAGACTCTGCAGAATCGCCCCTCTTCCCGTGGGATCCCAAATCCACCTACATCCGCTGTCCATCCTTCTTCAGTAAACTG TCTAATGAGGTGTGTTTCCCTCAGTCCATTGACAATGCTCACGCTCTGCTCTTTCTGGGTGATAAAGTTACGACTGATCACATCTCTCCAGCCGGTAGTATTGCTAGAGTCAGTCCTGCTGCCAGATACCTGCAGAACAAATG TTTGACCCCTCGTGAGTTTAACTCTTATGGCGCACGGAGAGGAAACGATGCGGTGATGACTCGAGGAACGTTTGCCAGCATAAAGCTCCAGAACCGCCTCATCAGAAAGACCGGACCCAAAACACTGCACATTCCATCAGGACAGACG CTGGATGTGTTTGAAGCTGCTGAGCGCTATCAGAGAGATGGAGTTCCTCTCATCATCCTGGCAGGAAAGGAGTACGGCTCAGGCAGCTCACGGGACTGGGCTGCTAAAGGACCCCATTTAATG GGGGTGCGTGCTGTGATAGCAGAGAGCTTTGAGAAGATTCATAAGAACCATTTAGTGGGGATGGGCATCGCTCCACTGCAGTTCCTGCCAGGACAGAATGCAGACTCACTGGAGCTGTGTGGAAAAGAGCGATTCACCATCAACATCCCACAGGAGCTCACACCCAGACAACAGCTTACAGTAGAG ACGAGCACAGGGAAGAGTTTCAGCGTGGTGGCTTTACTCGAGAACGAGATCGATATGGTGTTTTTCAGAAACGGAGGCATCCTGAAGTATGTGGCTCGCTCTTTGCAACAGTAG
- the LOC127638468 gene encoding proteasome subunit alpha type-4: MSRRYDSRTTIFSPEGRLYQVEYAMEAIGHAGTCLGILANDGVLLAAERRNIHKLLDEVFFSEKIYKLNEDMACSVAGITSDANVLTNELRLIAQRYLLQYQEPIPCEQLVTALCDIKQAYTQFGGKRPFGVSLLYMGWDKHYGFQLYQSDPSGNYGGWKATCIGNNSAAAVSMLKQDYKEGEMTLSAALALAVKVLNKTMDVSKLSAEKVEIATLTRENGKTRIKVLKQKEVEELIKKHEAEEAKAEKDKKDKEQKEKDK; this comes from the exons ATG tctCGGAGGTATGACTCTAGAACGACAATCTTCTCTCCAGAGG GGCGTCTGTATCAGGTAGAATATGCCATGGAGGCCATTGGTCACGCTGGCACCTGCTTGGGCATTCTGGCAAATGATGGCGTGTTGCTGGCAGCCGAGAGGAGAAACATTCATAAACTGCTGGATGAGGTTTTCTTTTCTGAGAAGATTTACAAACTCAATGA AGACATGGCGTGCAGCGTAGCAGGAATTACCTCAGACGCCAACGTCCTGACAAACGAACTGAGACTCATCGCACAGAG GTATCTCCTGCAGTATCAGGAGCCAATCCCCTGCGAGCAACTGGTTACTGCACTTTGTGACATCAAACAGGCTTACACACAGTTTGGAG GTAAGAGGCCCTTTGGTGTGTCTCTTCTGTACATGGGGTGGGACAAACATTACGGATTCCAGCTCTATCAGAGTGACCCAAGCGGAAACTATGGAGGCTGGAAGGCCACATGCATCGGCAACAACAGCgca gcTGCTGTGTCGATGCTAAAGCAGGACTATAAAGAGGGAGAGATGACACTATCAGCTGCCCTCGCTCTTGCTGTCAAAGTGCTAAACAAGACCATGGACGTCAGCAAGCTCTCAGCagagaaag TCGAGATCGCCACACTGACACGAGAGAACGGCAAGACTAGAATCAAAGTCCTCAAGCAGAAGGAAGTTGAAGAACTGATCAAGAAACACGAAGCAGAAGAGGCCAAAGCAGAGAAGGACAAAAAGGATAAGGaacagaaggagaaagacaaataa